In Capsicum annuum cultivar UCD-10X-F1 chromosome 11, UCD10Xv1.1, whole genome shotgun sequence, one genomic interval encodes:
- the LOC107847542 gene encoding serine/threonine-protein phosphatase 6 regulatory subunit 3 isoform X2 — MFWKLPVLSSCSPVEAVLDKENFTLEELLDEEEIIQECKALNSRLINFLRERTQVEQLLHYIIEEPSEDADSKRTFKFPFIACEIFTCEIDVILKTLVDDEELMNLLFSFLEPTRPHSALLAGYFSKVVICLMVRKTAALMNYVQSHHDVFQQMVDLIGITSIMEVLVRLVGADDHMYPSTVDVMQWLTESNLLEMTVDKLSPSSSPEVHANAAELLCAITRNTPSPLTTKLSSPSFVARIFGHALEDSHSKSSLVHSLSVCISLLDPRRSIPSSMTYSFRNQQVYESSVHVNPDTIDAMLPKLGGLLELLNVSSDEKVLPTTYGELRPPLGKHRLKIVEFISVLLKTGNEVAEKELVSSGTIERVLNLFFEYPYNNALHHHVESIIYSCLESKHNTIVDHLFEECNLIGKIIQTDKQPTVSGDGNQPTVPATGKQAPRVGNIGHITRISNKLIQLGNNNNCIRAHLEKNMEFSDWHTTILQERNTLENVYRWACGRPTALHDRTRESDEEDVHDRDYDVAALANNLSQAFRYTIYDNDDAEEGRGALDRDDEDVYFDDESAEVVISSLRLADDQGSLFTNSNWFAFQDDRIGDVSMSTSPADVMEDINLNGMSNSSNSNSDDEVVVGEEDELVESKTSNATPSSSSNPFNGFTIANSSNNGGFNPENSKAGAATDLTFDTSGSDDPFGDRSMPEWVAWGDAPNFQVGGSNVNPFLDHSNSEDQLANPGEIGAPPASSTTSCSGESIPNGISSPDSSKSSGSDSSQKATTVPSLFEEDVEFVGVELEGTEKAMEHALKEGIVGEAAPLKRSIVPKVPEKETTDDGGAGTKEYNDANYWRVDQEVAVSE, encoded by the exons ATGTTTTGGAAGCTTCCAGTTCTTTCCTCCTGTTCTCCG GTTGAAGCAGTTCTAGACAAGGAAAATTTCACTTTGGAAGAGCTTcttgatgaagaagaaataatccAAGAGTGCAAAGCTTTGAACAGTCGCCTCATAAATTT TTTGAGAGAGAGAACACAGGTTGAGCAGTTGCTGCACTACATTATTGAAGAACCTTCTGAGGATGCTGATAGCAAACGAACATTTAA GTTCCCTTTCATTGCATGTGAGATATTTACCTGTGAAATTGATGTCATCCTTAAGACTTTAGTGGATGACGAAGAG CTAATGAATTTGCTCTTTTCCTTTTTGGAACCAACTCGTCCTCATAGTGCCTTGCTGGCTGGGTATTTTAGTAAG GTGGTGATATGCCTTATGGTGCGGAAGACTGCTGCACTTATGAATTATGTTCAG TCCCATCATGATGTTTTCCAGCAGATGGTGGATTTGATTGGTATCACATCTATAATGGAG GTTTTGGTGCGACTTGTAGGAGCTGATGATCATATGTACCCCAGTACTGTGGATGTGATGCAATGGTTGACTGAAAGCAATTTATTAGAAATGACAGTGGACAAATTGAGCCCCTCT AGTTCTCCCGAAGTACATGCTAACGCAGCAGAATTACTATGTGCAATAACCAGAAACACGCCATCCCCTTTGACCACCAAACTATCCAGCCCAAG TTTTGTTGCCAGGATATTTGGTCATGCCCTTGAAGACTCGCACTCAAAGTCTTCCCTTGTCCATTCGTTGTCTGTCTGCATCTCTCTGCTGGATCCAAGAAGATCAATTCCATCATCTATGACGTATTCTTTCCGGAACCAGCAGGTTTATGAGTCTTCCGTGCATGTCAATCCTGACACTATCGATGCAATGCTTCCTAAACTTG GTGGTTTGCTTGAGCTGTTGAATGTGTCATCTGATGAGAAGGTTCTGCCAACAACATATGGAGAACTCAGGCCACCTCTAGGAAAGCATCGGTTAAAG ATAGTGGAATTCATTTCTGTGCTACTGAAGACTGGTAATGAAGTTGCAGAGAAAGAATTGGTCAGCTCTGGGACAATTGAGAGGGTCCTGAATCTCTTTTTTGA ATACCCCTACAACAATGCATTACATCATCATGTGGAGAGTATAATATACTCATGCTTAGAAAGTAAGCACAATACTATCGTTGACCATCTTTTCGAAGAGTGCAATTTGATTGGGAAAATTATTCAAACGGATAAACAGCCTACAGTTTCTGGTGATGGAAATCAG CCAACCGTACCAGCTACTGGAAAACAAGCACCCCGAGTGGGTAACATAGGGCATATAACTAGGATTTCTAACAAACTCATTCAGTTGGGAAACAACAACAACTGCATTCGAGCACATCTTGAG AAGAATATGGAGTTCAGTGATTGGCATACTACTATCTTACAAGAGCGTAATACATTAGAAAATGTCTACCGCTGGGCTTGTGG ccgacCAACTGCCTTGCACGACAGAACAAGGGAGAGTGATGAGGAAGATGTTCATGACCGAGATTATGATGTAGCAGCTTTAGCGAATAATCTGAGTCAAGCATTCCGCTACAccatatatgataatgatgatgctgaagag GGGCGTGGGGCTCTTGATCGAGATGATGAG GATGTTTACTTTGATGACGAGTCTGCTGAAGTTGTGATATCATCCTTGAGGTTGGCAGATGATCAGGGAAG TTTGTTCACAAATTCAAACTGGTTTGCATTCCAAGATGATAGAATTGGTGATGTTTCTATGAGCACCTCACCTGCTGATGTGATGGAGGATATTAACCTTAATGGAATGTCAAATAGTAGCAACAGCAATAGTGATGATGAAGTGGTAGTCGGAGAGGAGGATGAATTGGTTGAGAGCAAAACTTCTAATGCAACGCCCAGCTCTAGTTCTAACCCCTTCAATGGGTTCACCATAGCCAATTCTAGTAACAATGGAGGCTTCAATCCAGAGAATTCAAAAGCAGGTGCCGCAACTGACCTGACGTTCGATACGTCAGGGAGTGATGACCCCTTTGGAGACAGATCTATGCCTGAATGGGTAGCATGGGGGGACGCTCCAAATTTTCAAGTTGGTGGATCCAATGTCAACCCATTTTTAGACCATAGTAACTCCGAGGACCAACTTGCCAACCCTGGTGAGATAGGAGCTCCACCAGCTAGTTCCACTACTAGTTGTAGTGGAGAATCTATTCCAAATGGTATATCATCTCCTGATTCTAGCAAAAGTTCAGGATCTGATTCTAGTCAGAAAGCAACCACCGTTCCTTCTTTGTTTGAAGAGGATGTTGAATTTGTTGGCGTGGAATTGGAGGGTACCGAGAAGGCAATGGAACATGCTCTTAAAGAGGGGATTGTCGGCGAAGCCGCTCCATTGAAAAGGAGCATTGTTCCTAAGGTACCAGAAAAGGAAACCACAGATGATGGTGGGGCAGGAACAAAAGAGTACAACGATGCAAACTACTGGAGAGTCGACCAAGAAGTTGCAGTGTCGGAATAG
- the LOC107847542 gene encoding serine/threonine-protein phosphatase 6 regulatory subunit 3 isoform X1, which produces MFWKLPVLSSCSPVEAVLDKENFTLEELLDEEEIIQECKALNSRLINFLRERTQVEQLLHYIIEEPSEDADSKRTFKFPFIACEIFTCEIDVILKTLVDDEELMNLLFSFLEPTRPHSALLAGYFSKVVICLMVRKTAALMNYVQSHHDVFQQMVDLIGITSIMEVLVRLVGADDHMYPSTVDVMQWLTESNLLEMTVDKLSPSSSPEVHANAAELLCAITRNTPSPLTTKLSSPSFVARIFGHALEDSHSKSSLVHSLSVCISLLDPRRSIPSSMTYSFRNQQVYESSVHVNPDTIDAMLPKLGGLLELLNVSSDEKVLPTTYGELRPPLGKHRLKIVEFISVLLKTGNEVAEKELVSSGTIERVLNLFFEYPYNNALHHHVESIIYSCLESKHNTIVDHLFEECNLIGKIIQTDKQPTVSGDGNQPTVPATGKQAPRVGNIGHITRISNKLIQLGNNNNCIRAHLEKNMEFSDWHTTILQERNTLENVYRWACGRPTALHDRTRESDEEDVHDRDYDVAALANNLSQAFRYTIYDNDDAEEGRGALDRDDEDVYFDDESAEVVISSLRLADDQGSSLFTNSNWFAFQDDRIGDVSMSTSPADVMEDINLNGMSNSSNSNSDDEVVVGEEDELVESKTSNATPSSSSNPFNGFTIANSSNNGGFNPENSKAGAATDLTFDTSGSDDPFGDRSMPEWVAWGDAPNFQVGGSNVNPFLDHSNSEDQLANPGEIGAPPASSTTSCSGESIPNGISSPDSSKSSGSDSSQKATTVPSLFEEDVEFVGVELEGTEKAMEHALKEGIVGEAAPLKRSIVPKVPEKETTDDGGAGTKEYNDANYWRVDQEVAVSE; this is translated from the exons ATGTTTTGGAAGCTTCCAGTTCTTTCCTCCTGTTCTCCG GTTGAAGCAGTTCTAGACAAGGAAAATTTCACTTTGGAAGAGCTTcttgatgaagaagaaataatccAAGAGTGCAAAGCTTTGAACAGTCGCCTCATAAATTT TTTGAGAGAGAGAACACAGGTTGAGCAGTTGCTGCACTACATTATTGAAGAACCTTCTGAGGATGCTGATAGCAAACGAACATTTAA GTTCCCTTTCATTGCATGTGAGATATTTACCTGTGAAATTGATGTCATCCTTAAGACTTTAGTGGATGACGAAGAG CTAATGAATTTGCTCTTTTCCTTTTTGGAACCAACTCGTCCTCATAGTGCCTTGCTGGCTGGGTATTTTAGTAAG GTGGTGATATGCCTTATGGTGCGGAAGACTGCTGCACTTATGAATTATGTTCAG TCCCATCATGATGTTTTCCAGCAGATGGTGGATTTGATTGGTATCACATCTATAATGGAG GTTTTGGTGCGACTTGTAGGAGCTGATGATCATATGTACCCCAGTACTGTGGATGTGATGCAATGGTTGACTGAAAGCAATTTATTAGAAATGACAGTGGACAAATTGAGCCCCTCT AGTTCTCCCGAAGTACATGCTAACGCAGCAGAATTACTATGTGCAATAACCAGAAACACGCCATCCCCTTTGACCACCAAACTATCCAGCCCAAG TTTTGTTGCCAGGATATTTGGTCATGCCCTTGAAGACTCGCACTCAAAGTCTTCCCTTGTCCATTCGTTGTCTGTCTGCATCTCTCTGCTGGATCCAAGAAGATCAATTCCATCATCTATGACGTATTCTTTCCGGAACCAGCAGGTTTATGAGTCTTCCGTGCATGTCAATCCTGACACTATCGATGCAATGCTTCCTAAACTTG GTGGTTTGCTTGAGCTGTTGAATGTGTCATCTGATGAGAAGGTTCTGCCAACAACATATGGAGAACTCAGGCCACCTCTAGGAAAGCATCGGTTAAAG ATAGTGGAATTCATTTCTGTGCTACTGAAGACTGGTAATGAAGTTGCAGAGAAAGAATTGGTCAGCTCTGGGACAATTGAGAGGGTCCTGAATCTCTTTTTTGA ATACCCCTACAACAATGCATTACATCATCATGTGGAGAGTATAATATACTCATGCTTAGAAAGTAAGCACAATACTATCGTTGACCATCTTTTCGAAGAGTGCAATTTGATTGGGAAAATTATTCAAACGGATAAACAGCCTACAGTTTCTGGTGATGGAAATCAG CCAACCGTACCAGCTACTGGAAAACAAGCACCCCGAGTGGGTAACATAGGGCATATAACTAGGATTTCTAACAAACTCATTCAGTTGGGAAACAACAACAACTGCATTCGAGCACATCTTGAG AAGAATATGGAGTTCAGTGATTGGCATACTACTATCTTACAAGAGCGTAATACATTAGAAAATGTCTACCGCTGGGCTTGTGG ccgacCAACTGCCTTGCACGACAGAACAAGGGAGAGTGATGAGGAAGATGTTCATGACCGAGATTATGATGTAGCAGCTTTAGCGAATAATCTGAGTCAAGCATTCCGCTACAccatatatgataatgatgatgctgaagag GGGCGTGGGGCTCTTGATCGAGATGATGAG GATGTTTACTTTGATGACGAGTCTGCTGAAGTTGTGATATCATCCTTGAGGTTGGCAGATGATCAGGGAAG CAGTTTGTTCACAAATTCAAACTGGTTTGCATTCCAAGATGATAGAATTGGTGATGTTTCTATGAGCACCTCACCTGCTGATGTGATGGAGGATATTAACCTTAATGGAATGTCAAATAGTAGCAACAGCAATAGTGATGATGAAGTGGTAGTCGGAGAGGAGGATGAATTGGTTGAGAGCAAAACTTCTAATGCAACGCCCAGCTCTAGTTCTAACCCCTTCAATGGGTTCACCATAGCCAATTCTAGTAACAATGGAGGCTTCAATCCAGAGAATTCAAAAGCAGGTGCCGCAACTGACCTGACGTTCGATACGTCAGGGAGTGATGACCCCTTTGGAGACAGATCTATGCCTGAATGGGTAGCATGGGGGGACGCTCCAAATTTTCAAGTTGGTGGATCCAATGTCAACCCATTTTTAGACCATAGTAACTCCGAGGACCAACTTGCCAACCCTGGTGAGATAGGAGCTCCACCAGCTAGTTCCACTACTAGTTGTAGTGGAGAATCTATTCCAAATGGTATATCATCTCCTGATTCTAGCAAAAGTTCAGGATCTGATTCTAGTCAGAAAGCAACCACCGTTCCTTCTTTGTTTGAAGAGGATGTTGAATTTGTTGGCGTGGAATTGGAGGGTACCGAGAAGGCAATGGAACATGCTCTTAAAGAGGGGATTGTCGGCGAAGCCGCTCCATTGAAAAGGAGCATTGTTCCTAAGGTACCAGAAAAGGAAACCACAGATGATGGTGGGGCAGGAACAAAAGAGTACAACGATGCAAACTACTGGAGAGTCGACCAAGAAGTTGCAGTGTCGGAATAG
- the LOC107847542 gene encoding serine/threonine-protein phosphatase 6 regulatory subunit 3 isoform X4: protein MFWKLPVLSSCSPVEAVLDKENFTLEELLDEEEIIQECKALNSRLINFLRERTQVEQLLHYIIEEPSEDADSKRTFKFPFIACEIFTCEIDVILKTLVDDEELMNLLFSFLEPTRPHSALLAGYFSKVVICLMVRKTAALMNYVQSHHDVFQQMVDLIGITSIMEVLVRLVGADDHMYPSTVDVMQWLTESNLLEMTVDKLSPSSSPEVHANAAELLCAITRNTPSPLTTKLSSPSFVARIFGHALEDSHSKSSLVHSLSVCISLLDPRRSIPSSMTYSFRNQQVYESSVHVNPDTIDAMLPKLGGLLELLNVSSDEKVLPTTYGELRPPLGKHRLKIVEFISVLLKTGNEVAEKELVSSGTIERVLNLFFEYPYNNALHHHVESIIYSCLESKHNTIVDHLFEECNLIGKIIQTDKQPTVSGDGNQPTVPATGKQAPRVGNIGHITRISNKLIQLGNNNNCIRAHLENMEFSDWHTTILQERNTLENVYRWACGRPTALHDRTRESDEEDVHDRDYDVAALANNLSQAFRYTIYDNDDAEEGRGALDRDDEDVYFDDESAEVVISSLRLADDQGSLFTNSNWFAFQDDRIGDVSMSTSPADVMEDINLNGMSNSSNSNSDDEVVVGEEDELVESKTSNATPSSSSNPFNGFTIANSSNNGGFNPENSKAGAATDLTFDTSGSDDPFGDRSMPEWVAWGDAPNFQVGGSNVNPFLDHSNSEDQLANPGEIGAPPASSTTSCSGESIPNGISSPDSSKSSGSDSSQKATTVPSLFEEDVEFVGVELEGTEKAMEHALKEGIVGEAAPLKRSIVPKVPEKETTDDGGAGTKEYNDANYWRVDQEVAVSE, encoded by the exons ATGTTTTGGAAGCTTCCAGTTCTTTCCTCCTGTTCTCCG GTTGAAGCAGTTCTAGACAAGGAAAATTTCACTTTGGAAGAGCTTcttgatgaagaagaaataatccAAGAGTGCAAAGCTTTGAACAGTCGCCTCATAAATTT TTTGAGAGAGAGAACACAGGTTGAGCAGTTGCTGCACTACATTATTGAAGAACCTTCTGAGGATGCTGATAGCAAACGAACATTTAA GTTCCCTTTCATTGCATGTGAGATATTTACCTGTGAAATTGATGTCATCCTTAAGACTTTAGTGGATGACGAAGAG CTAATGAATTTGCTCTTTTCCTTTTTGGAACCAACTCGTCCTCATAGTGCCTTGCTGGCTGGGTATTTTAGTAAG GTGGTGATATGCCTTATGGTGCGGAAGACTGCTGCACTTATGAATTATGTTCAG TCCCATCATGATGTTTTCCAGCAGATGGTGGATTTGATTGGTATCACATCTATAATGGAG GTTTTGGTGCGACTTGTAGGAGCTGATGATCATATGTACCCCAGTACTGTGGATGTGATGCAATGGTTGACTGAAAGCAATTTATTAGAAATGACAGTGGACAAATTGAGCCCCTCT AGTTCTCCCGAAGTACATGCTAACGCAGCAGAATTACTATGTGCAATAACCAGAAACACGCCATCCCCTTTGACCACCAAACTATCCAGCCCAAG TTTTGTTGCCAGGATATTTGGTCATGCCCTTGAAGACTCGCACTCAAAGTCTTCCCTTGTCCATTCGTTGTCTGTCTGCATCTCTCTGCTGGATCCAAGAAGATCAATTCCATCATCTATGACGTATTCTTTCCGGAACCAGCAGGTTTATGAGTCTTCCGTGCATGTCAATCCTGACACTATCGATGCAATGCTTCCTAAACTTG GTGGTTTGCTTGAGCTGTTGAATGTGTCATCTGATGAGAAGGTTCTGCCAACAACATATGGAGAACTCAGGCCACCTCTAGGAAAGCATCGGTTAAAG ATAGTGGAATTCATTTCTGTGCTACTGAAGACTGGTAATGAAGTTGCAGAGAAAGAATTGGTCAGCTCTGGGACAATTGAGAGGGTCCTGAATCTCTTTTTTGA ATACCCCTACAACAATGCATTACATCATCATGTGGAGAGTATAATATACTCATGCTTAGAAAGTAAGCACAATACTATCGTTGACCATCTTTTCGAAGAGTGCAATTTGATTGGGAAAATTATTCAAACGGATAAACAGCCTACAGTTTCTGGTGATGGAAATCAG CCAACCGTACCAGCTACTGGAAAACAAGCACCCCGAGTGGGTAACATAGGGCATATAACTAGGATTTCTAACAAACTCATTCAGTTGGGAAACAACAACAACTGCATTCGAGCACATCTTGAG AATATGGAGTTCAGTGATTGGCATACTACTATCTTACAAGAGCGTAATACATTAGAAAATGTCTACCGCTGGGCTTGTGG ccgacCAACTGCCTTGCACGACAGAACAAGGGAGAGTGATGAGGAAGATGTTCATGACCGAGATTATGATGTAGCAGCTTTAGCGAATAATCTGAGTCAAGCATTCCGCTACAccatatatgataatgatgatgctgaagag GGGCGTGGGGCTCTTGATCGAGATGATGAG GATGTTTACTTTGATGACGAGTCTGCTGAAGTTGTGATATCATCCTTGAGGTTGGCAGATGATCAGGGAAG TTTGTTCACAAATTCAAACTGGTTTGCATTCCAAGATGATAGAATTGGTGATGTTTCTATGAGCACCTCACCTGCTGATGTGATGGAGGATATTAACCTTAATGGAATGTCAAATAGTAGCAACAGCAATAGTGATGATGAAGTGGTAGTCGGAGAGGAGGATGAATTGGTTGAGAGCAAAACTTCTAATGCAACGCCCAGCTCTAGTTCTAACCCCTTCAATGGGTTCACCATAGCCAATTCTAGTAACAATGGAGGCTTCAATCCAGAGAATTCAAAAGCAGGTGCCGCAACTGACCTGACGTTCGATACGTCAGGGAGTGATGACCCCTTTGGAGACAGATCTATGCCTGAATGGGTAGCATGGGGGGACGCTCCAAATTTTCAAGTTGGTGGATCCAATGTCAACCCATTTTTAGACCATAGTAACTCCGAGGACCAACTTGCCAACCCTGGTGAGATAGGAGCTCCACCAGCTAGTTCCACTACTAGTTGTAGTGGAGAATCTATTCCAAATGGTATATCATCTCCTGATTCTAGCAAAAGTTCAGGATCTGATTCTAGTCAGAAAGCAACCACCGTTCCTTCTTTGTTTGAAGAGGATGTTGAATTTGTTGGCGTGGAATTGGAGGGTACCGAGAAGGCAATGGAACATGCTCTTAAAGAGGGGATTGTCGGCGAAGCCGCTCCATTGAAAAGGAGCATTGTTCCTAAGGTACCAGAAAAGGAAACCACAGATGATGGTGGGGCAGGAACAAAAGAGTACAACGATGCAAACTACTGGAGAGTCGACCAAGAAGTTGCAGTGTCGGAATAG
- the LOC107847542 gene encoding serine/threonine-protein phosphatase 6 regulatory subunit 3 isoform X3 yields MFWKLPVLSSCSPVEAVLDKENFTLEELLDEEEIIQECKALNSRLINFLRERTQVEQLLHYIIEEPSEDADSKRTFKFPFIACEIFTCEIDVILKTLVDDEELMNLLFSFLEPTRPHSALLAGYFSKVVICLMVRKTAALMNYVQSHHDVFQQMVDLIGITSIMEVLVRLVGADDHMYPSTVDVMQWLTESNLLEMTVDKLSPSSSPEVHANAAELLCAITRNTPSPLTTKLSSPSFVARIFGHALEDSHSKSSLVHSLSVCISLLDPRRSIPSSMTYSFRNQQVYESSVHVNPDTIDAMLPKLGGLLELLNVSSDEKVLPTTYGELRPPLGKHRLKIVEFISVLLKTGNEVAEKELVSSGTIERVLNLFFEYPYNNALHHHVESIIYSCLESKHNTIVDHLFEECNLIGKIIQTDKQPTVSGDGNQPTVPATGKQAPRVGNIGHITRISNKLIQLGNNNNCIRAHLENMEFSDWHTTILQERNTLENVYRWACGRPTALHDRTRESDEEDVHDRDYDVAALANNLSQAFRYTIYDNDDAEEGRGALDRDDEDVYFDDESAEVVISSLRLADDQGSSLFTNSNWFAFQDDRIGDVSMSTSPADVMEDINLNGMSNSSNSNSDDEVVVGEEDELVESKTSNATPSSSSNPFNGFTIANSSNNGGFNPENSKAGAATDLTFDTSGSDDPFGDRSMPEWVAWGDAPNFQVGGSNVNPFLDHSNSEDQLANPGEIGAPPASSTTSCSGESIPNGISSPDSSKSSGSDSSQKATTVPSLFEEDVEFVGVELEGTEKAMEHALKEGIVGEAAPLKRSIVPKVPEKETTDDGGAGTKEYNDANYWRVDQEVAVSE; encoded by the exons ATGTTTTGGAAGCTTCCAGTTCTTTCCTCCTGTTCTCCG GTTGAAGCAGTTCTAGACAAGGAAAATTTCACTTTGGAAGAGCTTcttgatgaagaagaaataatccAAGAGTGCAAAGCTTTGAACAGTCGCCTCATAAATTT TTTGAGAGAGAGAACACAGGTTGAGCAGTTGCTGCACTACATTATTGAAGAACCTTCTGAGGATGCTGATAGCAAACGAACATTTAA GTTCCCTTTCATTGCATGTGAGATATTTACCTGTGAAATTGATGTCATCCTTAAGACTTTAGTGGATGACGAAGAG CTAATGAATTTGCTCTTTTCCTTTTTGGAACCAACTCGTCCTCATAGTGCCTTGCTGGCTGGGTATTTTAGTAAG GTGGTGATATGCCTTATGGTGCGGAAGACTGCTGCACTTATGAATTATGTTCAG TCCCATCATGATGTTTTCCAGCAGATGGTGGATTTGATTGGTATCACATCTATAATGGAG GTTTTGGTGCGACTTGTAGGAGCTGATGATCATATGTACCCCAGTACTGTGGATGTGATGCAATGGTTGACTGAAAGCAATTTATTAGAAATGACAGTGGACAAATTGAGCCCCTCT AGTTCTCCCGAAGTACATGCTAACGCAGCAGAATTACTATGTGCAATAACCAGAAACACGCCATCCCCTTTGACCACCAAACTATCCAGCCCAAG TTTTGTTGCCAGGATATTTGGTCATGCCCTTGAAGACTCGCACTCAAAGTCTTCCCTTGTCCATTCGTTGTCTGTCTGCATCTCTCTGCTGGATCCAAGAAGATCAATTCCATCATCTATGACGTATTCTTTCCGGAACCAGCAGGTTTATGAGTCTTCCGTGCATGTCAATCCTGACACTATCGATGCAATGCTTCCTAAACTTG GTGGTTTGCTTGAGCTGTTGAATGTGTCATCTGATGAGAAGGTTCTGCCAACAACATATGGAGAACTCAGGCCACCTCTAGGAAAGCATCGGTTAAAG ATAGTGGAATTCATTTCTGTGCTACTGAAGACTGGTAATGAAGTTGCAGAGAAAGAATTGGTCAGCTCTGGGACAATTGAGAGGGTCCTGAATCTCTTTTTTGA ATACCCCTACAACAATGCATTACATCATCATGTGGAGAGTATAATATACTCATGCTTAGAAAGTAAGCACAATACTATCGTTGACCATCTTTTCGAAGAGTGCAATTTGATTGGGAAAATTATTCAAACGGATAAACAGCCTACAGTTTCTGGTGATGGAAATCAG CCAACCGTACCAGCTACTGGAAAACAAGCACCCCGAGTGGGTAACATAGGGCATATAACTAGGATTTCTAACAAACTCATTCAGTTGGGAAACAACAACAACTGCATTCGAGCACATCTTGAG AATATGGAGTTCAGTGATTGGCATACTACTATCTTACAAGAGCGTAATACATTAGAAAATGTCTACCGCTGGGCTTGTGG ccgacCAACTGCCTTGCACGACAGAACAAGGGAGAGTGATGAGGAAGATGTTCATGACCGAGATTATGATGTAGCAGCTTTAGCGAATAATCTGAGTCAAGCATTCCGCTACAccatatatgataatgatgatgctgaagag GGGCGTGGGGCTCTTGATCGAGATGATGAG GATGTTTACTTTGATGACGAGTCTGCTGAAGTTGTGATATCATCCTTGAGGTTGGCAGATGATCAGGGAAG CAGTTTGTTCACAAATTCAAACTGGTTTGCATTCCAAGATGATAGAATTGGTGATGTTTCTATGAGCACCTCACCTGCTGATGTGATGGAGGATATTAACCTTAATGGAATGTCAAATAGTAGCAACAGCAATAGTGATGATGAAGTGGTAGTCGGAGAGGAGGATGAATTGGTTGAGAGCAAAACTTCTAATGCAACGCCCAGCTCTAGTTCTAACCCCTTCAATGGGTTCACCATAGCCAATTCTAGTAACAATGGAGGCTTCAATCCAGAGAATTCAAAAGCAGGTGCCGCAACTGACCTGACGTTCGATACGTCAGGGAGTGATGACCCCTTTGGAGACAGATCTATGCCTGAATGGGTAGCATGGGGGGACGCTCCAAATTTTCAAGTTGGTGGATCCAATGTCAACCCATTTTTAGACCATAGTAACTCCGAGGACCAACTTGCCAACCCTGGTGAGATAGGAGCTCCACCAGCTAGTTCCACTACTAGTTGTAGTGGAGAATCTATTCCAAATGGTATATCATCTCCTGATTCTAGCAAAAGTTCAGGATCTGATTCTAGTCAGAAAGCAACCACCGTTCCTTCTTTGTTTGAAGAGGATGTTGAATTTGTTGGCGTGGAATTGGAGGGTACCGAGAAGGCAATGGAACATGCTCTTAAAGAGGGGATTGTCGGCGAAGCCGCTCCATTGAAAAGGAGCATTGTTCCTAAGGTACCAGAAAAGGAAACCACAGATGATGGTGGGGCAGGAACAAAAGAGTACAACGATGCAAACTACTGGAGAGTCGACCAAGAAGTTGCAGTGTCGGAATAG
- the LOC107847422 gene encoding CASP-like protein 5A2 has translation MSVSNGLVHPVDAPPLQTEAANIPRVRMKDVQGMPGTIGGCFLRFAQFVFAVVSLCVMATTGDFPSVTAFCYLVAAAGLQSVWSLSLGILDVYALLVGRCLQNSRVVSLFAVGDGVTSTLTFAAACASAGITVLIGNDLGVCSQNHCLEFETATAMAFLSWFCALPSFLLSFWSLASR, from the exons ATGAGTGTGAGCAACGGGTTAGTGCACCCAGTTGATGCGCCACCGTTACAAACAGAAGCAGCGAATATACCGAGAGTAAGGATGAAGGATGTTCAAGGAATGCCTGGAACTATTGGCGGATGTTTTTTACGTTTTGCTCAATTTGTATTTGCTGTTGTTTCTCTTTGCGTTATGGCTACTACCGGTGATTTCCCTTCCGTCACAGCTTTctg TTACCTTGTCGCTGCTGCTGGCTTGCAAAGCGTATGGAGCTTGTCTCTAGGAATTCTTGACGTTTATGCTCTTCTTGTTGGACGGTGCTTGCAGAATTCTCGGGTTGTGAGCTTATTTGCTGTTGGTGATGGG GTCACTTCTACCCTCACGTTTGCTGCCGCCTGTGCTTCTGCTGGCATTACTGTACTGATCGGCAATGACCTTGGTGTCTGCTCTCAAAATCACTGCTTAGAGTTTGAGACTGCTACCGCCATGGCTTTTCTTAGCTGGTTCTGTGCTCTCCCATCATTCCTCTTGAGCTTTTGGTCACTTGCATCCCGGTGA